ccccacttttctgcgaccatgtaaaaattgaattgagaGTAAGgtaataaacagtgaaattgaagttaaaagtaTACctactgcccccccccccctcccacggattaggattttcagaaTTTTGGAAAGAGGCAGGGATAATGTAACGACGTGTTAGAGGCAGGGGTAAGGTAACCATGTGATAGAATGAGGGGGTAATTTAACGACGTGATAAAGGCAGGGATAATGTAACGACGTAATACAGACAGAGGTAATGTAACGACCTAATAGAGATAGGGGTAATGTTATGACGTGATAGAGACACGGTTAATGTTATGAGGTGATAGAGACAGGGGTAATGTAACCACGTGATAGAGGCAGGGATGATGTAAAGACGTGAGAGAGACAGGGGTAATGTAACCAGCCTGTATGTAACCAGtaagctagcctggttcctgtgcgtaatgggtagctcagggaaccaggctagcacgcgtgaatcgggatcgggattccatgtCATATACAcatataagttcaaaggcgctgtaattgtaaagttgtcggtaaacagtacagaaacagtGTGTtccttttaaataaatgattggCAGGTGATAtaaactgtcagtattatgaaataagttaatgttatgccgaaactacaacatgcatcaaatagcataatttgcaacgTTTCGtcgttttccgaatacacatgtagcttaaggtatcccactcctcaatgttgatgtatcaagattttcttgagaagtatatcattgaaatctgtagacaaaacaaacttaaaaaatacaaagataatgggggatcagtatccatccctctgagttaaggcccatttaatttgacttttttgcacctaaaatgcaatttcatcctgattaggatttgctgtcagtatttttgattaagcaaacttatttcttcaaatattgtttttaattatacacaatggtcacactgaatagagggattacgaaaaaaaattctaaaaagctgcataattttttgtgtgacctttttgcacttaaaatagacaatttctttaatagttacaattggatttgaaataaaaactttttgaatatcaagaattttataagattaatccagtttgcctaaatatgtattcactatcattttgacataatataacatgggggtcagtgatgtcaaattttagatatagggcttcaaaggtaaaattctcgcaaaatttggctttaaaaaattcagacatgttctataatatatatgcatgattttatgctaaacggctatcacattctcaagatttgattttgtacatgtcacacagaacctataaaatatgttacaaacctatcaaatgttaaaaatgggAATAATgattaaagtataataaaaagaaaagtatattgaaaattcataaaattgcttgtttctgtcattttcgtctaaaaaaccttccgcacgaaaaaatagttccccaaaaaacttgtttgtttcttgaattcaaatggattttctttatgaatgttgtgtaattatgaaataataatctatctgtgatgattaaataaataaaatcatattcattttaaatataatgatcatctgcgcaatgaaatcaaaacatgaggagtgagataccttaactttacttttatagtaggcgaggctagactTCCTGCCGATGAaaagtttttaagcatttaagtatgatggaataattatttgactatatataatagatgattgaataattatgtcactgtataaaagtttaaatctcaagaaaaatgcataataatatgaaattaatttacacaaagctgtcgcTGCTTAGTTAataaagtagtgcgaatcgtaatgtgtgcgcaaatagtagaattcgccgaatgcctgCTTTCATGTTTCGTTGGAAACATATGcatatggtccacgtattgcagtccttttttaaaggacatcAACTTGTACttgcacatatatatatatatatatatatatatatatatatatatatatatatatatatatatatatatatatatatatatatatatttatctcatacgtgtggtgtatattacccgtgtgataaacctttgctataggcctatcacacgggtgatgctatatcaaatacttccggtcggaactacttttgacacagcccctcgcttcaacgcttcagtgacctattttcgaagatttgctagtactttcaacataactatatctactacaaaaattaatttaaaattgattttgtcaaagatttaaattacaaatatgaaggaaaacacataactgcgtagcacaggcgtcggaaccgggggccTATTgtgaggtggggggggggggggcacaccTTTTGtgcaaagttattcataactgtaaccacaagacccttttttcgtgtttgtcaagatttttgataaatttagcccacttccaactttcaatttgctttgtgaagtttataaaactacaaGTTACGTTAACTAGCATGGAGTttatcctgacgacgcgatgaaaacagagcgctctggttgtgtttatatacaagaacttaccgaaataatgtttcatgagacttttattccaccaccagtaagcatccttattcactattttcaattttgaatcataaggctagcctagtgtttgttttattaaacatcatgcatcaacaactgttcctcgttcgagtcaattcaaactaacgagcattcgcaactttgtgtaggCCCCCTATGTCAACAAAGactgattattcaagtcttctaatcggaatttccatttaatcaagtgaataagctataagaaaaattatctagagctaaaaaattattttaaggtttatttaagtgaaactttacattaaaacagttagatttatatcaggaatgacgtactaaattgtattgcgcaaggtcacaatagccgcataacacaacgttgcatcatcgtttttaatctttggaaaaaaaacaatttgggtcacacaagggactgtctcaaaagcttcataatataaatcaaattgtatgagataaatagaacatctataattgtgtgattttatatttgctttatccaactcgttgaaatggttatattcgctcggcaagcctcgcgaatatatacaccatttcaactcgttggataaagcaaatataaaatcacacaatatagatatcctctatatatatatatatatatatatatatatatatatatatatatatatagtcaagTGTATACAAAGCAATTATAATGGATTAAGACGcgaacaacatacatgtatgatttgtTGGATTTTCCTTTTTAATATTTGTCTGCAAAGCTGTTCTACATATTGACCTCTGGTAGAAAGATAAGAAATACATTTACCATGATGATTGTTCAATATGCTACTGTGGTATTTTTGGCGATTCTCCTTCTCAAAGGTACATATAGTagaagatctctctctctctctctctctctctctctctctctctctctctctctctctctctctctctctctctctctctctctctctctctctacatcAAATAACTAGCACAAACAATAGTTTTATACCGATAAGCCATCACCATAACCAACAAAGTAaagaaatacatataaaaatttatatcttaattattaCCATTGCTCACTGCCAAAACTACATTGTTTTGGACATACGGAGCAGTTGTGTAACCGACGAATTTTATGGATTGGAAAATACCAATACAATTAAAAGacacactatataaatagtgcctgtttgggagggtaactgttgaaattgacaccccgagaaaactattgtcaaccgacgcgaaatggaggttgacaatggttttcaagggagtcaatttcaacagttatcctcccaaacaggcactatttattttataatattgaatgtcatattttctgcttttatatagaaatgaagtgaattctacggcgaaccgaacgcgcataatttacgcgtgtgtaacaattcgttgtgttacccgttgtcaagtgtgttgctaacgctgagggtaatagaacggattaacatgaaagtataataaaaaataatgtaccCACGATAAGTTTACCAACGAAGTTAAGTACCCACATAGCTGTGTATTTACAAATTTACAAGGTGATGCACCCACAAGGTGATGCACCCACAAGGTAAATGTACCCACGAATAAATGTAACCACGAAGTAATGTGCCAACAAAGTTATGCTTCAACAAATCAATGCACATACAAAGTAAAGCACTCACAAAATTTCACCCAATATTAACTAAAGTACCAACAAATTATGTACCCATAGACTAATGCATACACAAAGAAATGTAACTTACATGTGCTACATCTTTTCACTTTTcctgaaaacaaaatatatgaattcATTCAGTACACGAGATCTGTATGTAAATTAATCCATGCTTTATCCAATAAATTCAGGATTTATACGTGTTCTGTCactaaatacaaagaaaaaataaattcattaatttttcaaaattgtgaagTAATGCCGTAAAGTTTGGGTTAGAGTTTAATAGTTTTTGTGgctaaagaaatatttaaataaaaaacgacTACATTGATAACAACACATGTGGTTTACTATCATTGGTTTCATATtggtttaattgtttttgtCCTTGAGAAAAACGAgctcaaaacatttaattagaTTTGTTTAATATTGCTGTTTATGGTTTATAGTAAACACGGCCCAGGAAGTGTGCCCTGAGGGTTTTATGAAGCACGGAGAGTCATGTTACTTCTTCTCCTCCCATCTGGCGGCAGACTGGATCGAGGCGGGGGTAATGTAACATTACTATGGAACGGTAACTCTGTAATATTTAGATCGAGCAGGAGGTAATGTAACGTTACTAAGGAACCGTTACTAAAGAACGGTAACTCTGTTTTATTAAGATGGATGCGGAGGTAATGTAGCGTTACTAAGGAACGGTAGCTCTGCAATATTCAGATCGAGGTGGAGGTAATATAACATAACTAACTTAAAGGAACGGTAACTATGTAATATTGAGATCGAGGCAAAGATAATGTAACGTTACTAAGGAACAGTTACTCTGTCATATTTAGATCGAGGCGGGGGTAATGTAACGTTACTTAGGAACGGTAActctgtaaatataaatatttaattcaaatccactattaaaattctttcaaacatgtaaatgtattcatgtaatgataaaagcgtattctacatgtaactacgtgtatattttcattatcaacATGAACGTTCAACCTGACTTTGATAATTTACTTTTggatatctataaaaaaaaataaaacaatcaatGCTCGGACATGCATCATTTTGGGTAAAAACAGgactgcgttcaagatcgtagcagctTTCCCAGCCGCTAGGTCGTAGATATTTAGGTCTATTGAACGGACGGCTCGGTTAGCCGCTATGTCtcagatttgaagttggaaatattTAACTAAAGACTAATAACattaacatattaattttttaaaatcaagtggAAATGTAGATGTTAAAATTCATTGTAACTCATaggatgaacaaaatatcagtaaataaataaatttcatgtttgttacaaAGAGGTTACTATggtggccatcttgaatttgatgcttaacataaaatatttaggctacgAATATCTACGTAGTGGCAAGGTTAGCTTATCGTTCAACAGCGTAGCTGCTACGTAGCCATACGCAGCAGCTCCGAACTTGAAAGCAACCCAGATCACATGTACTGAgtataaggtacatgtatataaaatatatatggtaattAAATGCAATAATTATCGCATTCATACGAATGTCCACATGATAAGAATTTGTTGATTTGattttgacagtttgttattgtcatttttttcattcattacaTGAAAAGTATTAATTTCCGGTTCAGTCTTTCTGCAAGAGATTCAATGGAGGAGACCTTGTTGCCATACAGACGCAATCCGAGAACGAGTTTATATACCAGCATTTACTCTCTATACCCCAGCACCGTGACAGTAAGAGTTTATATACCAGCATTTACTCTCTATACCCCAGCACCGTGACAGTAAGAGTTTATATACCAGCATTTACTCTCTATACCCCAGCACCGTGACAGTAAGAGTTTATATACCAGCATTTAATCTCTATACCCCAGCACCGTGTCAGTAAGAGTTTATATACCAgcatttactctctctctctatacCCCAGCACCGTGACAGTAAGAGTTTATATACCAGCATTTACTCTCTATACCCCAGCACCGTGACAGTAAGAACGAGTTTATATACCAGCATTTAATCTCTATACCCCAGCACCGTGTCAGTAAGAGTTTATATACCAGCATTTACTCTCTCTCTATACCCCAGCACCGTGACAGTAAGAGTTTATATACCAGCATTTACTCTCTATACCCCAGCACCGTGACAGTAAGAACGAGTTTATATACCAGCATTTAATCTCTATACCCCAGCACCGTGTCAGTAAGAGTTTATATACCAGCATTTACTCTCTATACCCCAGCACCGTGACAGTAAGAACGAGTTTATATACCAGCATTTAATCTCTATACCCCAGCACCGTGTCAGTAAGAGTTTATATACCAGTATTTACTCTCTATACCCCAGCACCGTGACAGTAAGAGTTTATATACCAGCATTTACTCTCTATACCCCAGCACCGTGACAGTAAGAGTTTATATACCAGCATTTACTCTCTATACCCCAGCACCGTGACAGTAAGAGTTTATATACCAGCATTTACTCTCTATACCCCAGCACCGTGACAGTAAGAGTTTATATACCAGCATTTAATCTCTATACCCCAGCACCGTGTCAGTAAGAGTTTATATACCAGCATTTACTCTCTCTCTATACCCCAGCACCGTGACAGTAAGAGTTTATATACCAGCATTTACTCTCTATACCCCAGCACCGTGACAGTAAGAACGAGTTTATATACCAGCATTTAATCTCTATACCCCAGCACCGTGTCAGTAAGAGTTTATATACCAGCATTTACTCTCTATACCCCAGCACCGTGACAGTAAGAGTTTATATACCAGCATTTACTCTCTATACCCCAGCACCGTGACAGTAAGAACGAGTTTATATACCAGCATTTAATCTCTATACCCCAGCACCGTGTCAGTAAGAGTTTATATACCAGCATTTACTCTCTATACCCCAGCACCGTGACAGTAAGAACGAGTTTATATACCAGCATTTACTCTCTATACCCCAGCACCGTGTCAGTAAGAGTTTATATACCAGCATTTACTCTCTATACCCCAGCACCGTGACAGTAAGAGTTTATATACCAGCATTTACTCTCTATACCCCAGCACCGTGACAGTAAGAGTTTATATACCAGCATTTACTCTCTATACCCCAGCACCGTGACAGTAAGAACTGTGTTTGTTTAACTGTTAAACCTGCGTGGATGATACGCTATCTATAAAACAATGAGTGCTTGAACTTATATTGATGTTATTTGGCGTATAGATGATTTCTGGATCGGAGGGACGGACGAGTTTGTAGAGGGACACTGGGTCTGGATTTCCACGATGCAGAGGCTGGGCTTCACCGACTGGTACCCGGGGAACCCCAGCGACAGCGGCTCCAACGAGGATTGCTTGGAGATCATGGTTGGCCTCTCGGCATCCCCGCGTCACTACTGGAACGATGAGGATTGTTCCAAGAAGGCCAACTTTATCTGCGAAGTCCCGTATGTTCATTCTAACACCATTTTTCCATACATGTTTCTGAAACGTTGCAACATGATTTCACTTTTGTTTGATTGCCAAATTAAATTCCAAAATTCAGGCTCAATCCAACGTCAGGCACATTGCATATCATGGTGGGAGTTATTATATCACTTTTTCGCAGAAAAGTTTTACTTATTTTacatacagaaaattaaattgaaatatcatgaaGTTTGCTCTCCACTTTTTGGGAagtaaaaaaaagtgtaaataagaaaattaacaatgaaatttaaattaatggttatttgtggtttttatgcttgtcaagatattttggatgagTCGCTCCCCTCTCAAtaacgatgctacgtgtctgAAGGGTTTATTATCTTCAATATGAAACCCGCGTTTTTCTCAGAcaccgtttttttttttgcatttgtttCAGAATGTCAGAGGGTCTAATAGTTGGCTAACATTAAGGTAGATCCTTGACGTCTACCGATTACTTCATCCCTACAAAATTCGGAAATATGTGTGTGGATCATCACATTTATTAGAATATGAATATACATTGATTTGTACCGAAATAAAAGTTTCATCAAACGCGATTGCTGTTTGTTCTCAATTTCACCTGATTTCTAATCCTTACACTTTAAGCGGATTTCCACTCAATCAAATAAGTagttctaaaatataaaaaaatctctCACTTGAGCGCAACATTTTCATGGACTTCAAGACAATATTTTGATCAGTAATTCACTGGTAGTATCCAGTCTGCGTTATAAAAGAACACACCTACAGAATAATTgaggatgtaaatattttagcGAGACAATATTACAACATGTACCCTTCATGATGGGTGTGACAATGACAGTTGAGCCAGAGGTGTGTTCAAGAACATAGCTGCTACACAGTGCTACGTAGCAGCTACGTTGTTGAGCAGTAAGCTAGTCAGCCCCCAAGTATAGATACTCGTAGCCTAAATTTTTAATGCTTTAATCAAATTCATGCTGGCTACATCAGTTAACACTTTGTAACAAGCATGAAATCTGTTTTATCAAGTGATATTTCATTTATCGTAAAACTGTAAGTTacaatgatttttattatgTATTTCATGTATATTCCCGATTGTAATTTAAACTTCTCTAAATCACAGCATAATACACTGTCCcgtaaagttaaaaatatttcttttataataaattgtaaCAGTACCAggaataatattataaaaagaaagatTTGAACGTCAATCGCCCGTGTATCAacactatacatgtagtatggcGGCGGTGATGTTATTTGTAAATGAACAATGCATGTTTTCAAAACTGCAAAGAAAATTGACTGAAAATGTGGGATGGCAGTAGGAGATATACACATTGCAGTAGGTTATGAAAACAAAGATGTGTTTAGTTCATCTTCATATCAAGACTGTGTTGTCTCTTTAAAACACATTGAATTTTGTAAGCAATATAATGTCCATAATTAAACGTGCACATAATGCTTTGTTGgcattttatgataaaactaTAAATGAAACAACATGTGAAAAAGATGGGTTTATCCaactattttattcattcattctaCCAAATATAATTTCATACAGTTCCTTATCAAGTACTTGAGAGTAAGAATGAAATAAATAGAGTTTTTCTTtcttgttataaagttcaaacTTTGAGTACACTAAATTTACATGAGAAACTTCTGACAGAGGCTTCACATTCTCTATCTTATAAAATGAATCCTTCCTGTTTCCAAAGAAAGACAGCCGCGACACTTGGAGAGTGTCTACAACATCACCCACCCCTCCCACGAACATGCTTCCTATCATGCGCGGCATCATGTAGAAAACCAGCGGCATCAACATCACGTTAGTCACCACGAAACCCATCATCATGTACGACGCCGCGGGAACCGTACAGAGATAAGCCACCGCCGTTGGAAACAGAGTGGAATACACCAACAATTGAAATCTCTGCACGATTCTTATGATGTTAATGGGAGGAAAGAAATAGATACATTTGTACTCGAGCTTAGGACGTCCCACCTCTCTGTCCTGATCGTCCGTAGAGACCACCTCCCTATTTGACTCAGTTTGACTTTCCCCTCCCTGGGTGGCTCCACCCTGGGTGGTTCCTGTGATTTCCCCACCCTGGGTGGTTCCTGTGGTTTCCCCACTATGTGGGGTTCCTGATTTCCCTGTTTTACAATGCAGCCTTACATCTGTTGTAAATGATTTTCGAAGAagatccaaaatattttttgtattcctCACCATAGCCTTAGAGTGACAAACACTGTTCACAACTCTTTGGTGACCAAACAATTTATATTCACTATCTCTGACTGCTTGGCTGCAGTGGTTTCTCCTGACAGTTTGGTGTTGTGTATAAATGGAGGAAATGATTCGTCTCTCCACCACACAAAGATACCTCAAAGACAGGGTCATGATGCTAGTGaaacaaaagataatttattaaatccagttagaaaacatttaatttttttggctAAATCAAAACTTGTGAGCATGTTTGACATTTGGAActcatatttaaatttaaaattatccaTTCAGTATAAATGTATACAAATTTAcccaatttaaaatataaaaatgaaatatgaaatttactAATTTTGGTGAATAAACACGATAATCACTGCCAGTGTCTTGCCTTGTTAATTACTGGTACATGGATATTTCCAGTCTGTGTTTTCTTTTGAAAGTAACTTCCCTGAATTACAGGTATGTACATTATCTCACCTGTGTTGCTAGTTATTGATGTTGAACAGACGATCCATAAACTGACCAAACTTGTGTGGCTGACCGGGAGGGAACGGCTTCAGTGAGGAGAAATCCATGGAGTGAAGGGTGTCCACCAGGGTACTGGAAAAAACGTATACTGGATTTGAAATGATTTCACAGAATACTTAAAATGCAAGAGTTAAAAAGTTATGGTGTGACTCAAAAGGAGAGAATGAACTGAGTTTTCTTTGGGTATAATAACAAAATTGTACACGGATAAGTTTCCACCATATTTAGAGAGTATCCAATAGATTACACGTTAAATAAAAGAATGGGAACCTACAAAAAAGTACTGATTCAGAAATAAAACAACCTCAGCAATTCTATTGATCTAGTAAACTTAGAATAAGATATAACAGTATTTATCTGTTGTGCTAGATTGAAGAAGTATTCCATGTTCAAACGTTTATTATGTTAATTGTGCTATCTGCTCAAGagaaatatccaagatataaCTGTATGTACTATAAGTGACTTTTTTCAGTCacagtttttcattttcatcactGGTATtcataaatctttaaataaactATTGGATAATTTATTAGATAAATTTAGGGCAAAATGGCCAAATGTTGCAATAATTGACTTGTCAGAGATGCATTCCTGAATTTCAtttccaatatacatgtaaagtttactCTGTACTCAACATGCATATGCATAGATTCGACTGAATACTAAATTCTTTATAGCTGGTGAATTGATTACTGTTTTAAACCAAACAGCATAATTAAAATAGAAATGATACAAGGACCTCCagatttaataaatttcttATATCTTAATATGGACTTCTTATAAAAGAAGGTCCCACGAGAGAAAACTAAGCGGGAGTCTACctatatttaaatcttttttgtgGTGATGAAGAATTGTTTATGATAAAAACATTAAGAAATTCAGTAAtgaatcaaaacaattttaaagagaacgttTGTACCTCACTGTGCAGTAGAACAAATGTCCATCTTTATTGAGCTGATAGGCAAGTTCTAGTTGATGGTTGTTCATCAAATCGTCGTTGATGACCACAAGGAGTGGCTTGTTGGCCGCGAGGGTCTCCAAACAGCTTCCTGCACCTGTAGAGTAGGTGCAATCTACCCGTAATTCTTAGTGAAATTCAGTCTGAGTGTCAAGTTCTTCAAACACAACTGACAAGTAaactctacactctatgacatataaataaataatacacacATTTATCATTTCTTGGGCGAAGAGATTGAATGTCGGCAGCAGACAGCGGTTTTAATGGGATAAAAAACACTTTTTACCGagtttattaggaatatttcaatgtgaacgtgttttttgacaacatttgcaacattgtgtgggaggatttgcgtaacttttgtcaagtaagttgttttttgacCATGTTTACAAATCGTGTCCTACTTTCAATTCTTCCcttgtatattatttatattatacagtaccgatcagacccaacctaacagaaagtaaacccaactaaaccctgggtttactttctggggttACTTTGgctttactctgggtttactagagtggacccacagtaaacccaaagtaaacccagattGGACACAGATAGTAAACCCcgattatactctgtcccaagatattttggattcacgtttggcttaattgtttgatatttataaatacctcaggatccaaacgatgttcattcaaaagtatgaaaaatttccaagatttctcagtcaaaatgcccctgttagcttatcaggtttcaatacaatgctaaaaaatgttatgtctacggagattttgcattgcagcaagcccggatgataacgttgaaatattgcgcgatgtattccgagtgtattccgaatggagaaaagatgtaaacattccccattataaatctccgtaaggaatctgttttcgttcctgtgaattttttcgagtgaaagatgataaagtgtcaatgaaattatcttggaaaatatccctttcaactatttcaattgctcttc
This genomic window from Crassostrea angulata isolate pt1a10 chromosome 8, ASM2561291v2, whole genome shotgun sequence contains:
- the LOC128161681 gene encoding perlucin-like; this translates as MMIVQYATVVFLAILLLKVNTAQEVCPEGFMKHGESCYFFSSHLAADWIEAGSFCKRFNGGDLVAIQTQSENEFIYQHLLSIPQHRDNDFWIGGTDEFVEGHWVWISTMQRLGFTDWYPGNPSDSGSNEDCLEIMVGLSASPRHYWNDEDCSKKANFICEVPMSEGLIVG
- the LOC128161676 gene encoding uncharacterized protein LOC128161676 isoform X1, with amino-acid sequence MTLSLRYLCVVERRIISSIYTQHQTVRRNHCSQAVRDSEYKLFGHQRVVNSVCHSKAMVRNTKNILDLLRKSFTTDVRLHCKTGKSGTPHSGETTGTTQGGEITGTTQGGATQGGESQTESNREVVSTDDQDREVGRPKLEYKCIYFFPPINIIRIVQRFQLLVYSTLFPTAVAYLCTVPAASYMMMGFVVTNVMLMPLVFYMMPRMIGSMFVGGVGDVVDTLQVSRLSFFGNRKDSFYKIENVKPLSEVSHVNLVYSKFELYNKKEKLYLFHSYSQVLDKELYEIIFGRMNE